The following nucleotide sequence is from Solidesulfovibrio carbinolicus.
GCCTTCCGTCTGTTGGAGCGCCTGGGCACCGATACCCAGGTCTACTACATCAGCCGGCGGGAATGGGTCCGCAAGCTCGGCGACAACTACCTTAAAAGCGAGTAATCGGGGGGGATGCAATGAGCTTTATTGAAATCGAAAAAACCTGGTACCCCGAGGGCGTCGAGCGTTGCTCCCTTGGGAAGTTCATGAAGTGGCTCAGCGTGTTGGGCGTCGTCGCCCTCTACGGCTTCTTCGCCATGATCGTGTGCTTCGCCTACGGTCTTGGCGTCACCGGCCTGGACAACTACTTTGGTTTCGGCCTGTGGATCACCTTCGATCTGGCCGTCATCGCCCTGGGCGCCGGAGCCTTTTTCACCGGGCTTTTGCGTTACATCATCCGCATCGACGAACTCAAAAACATCATCAACCTGACCGTCATCAAGGGCTTTATTTGCTACTCCGGGGCCATGCTCATCCTGTCCCTGGACGTCGGCCAGCCCATCCGGTCGTGGTTCGGCTACTGGCACCCCAACGTCCACTCGATGCTGACGGAAGTCATCTTCTGCATCACTTGCTACCTGATGGTGCTCATCATCGAGTACATTCCGCTCATCCTTGAGCAGAAGCAGATCAACAAGATCCCGTTCCTGCACAACCTGGCCCACCAGATGCACGTGGTCATGCCGCTTTTCGCCGGCATCGGCGCGTTCCTCTCGACCTTCCACCAGGGGTCGCTGGGCGGCATGTACGGCGTCATGTTCGCCCGTCCCTACGCTTTCCGCGACGGGTTTTTCATTTGGCCCTGGACGTTCTTCCTGTTCGTCCTGTCGGCCATCGCCTCCGGCCCGTGCATGACGGTGCTGATCTGCGGCTTCATGGAAAAAATCACCGGCCGCAAGCTCACCACC
It contains:
- the qrcD gene encoding menaquinone reductase integral membrane subunit QrcD, whose amino-acid sequence is MSFIEIEKTWYPEGVERCSLGKFMKWLSVLGVVALYGFFAMIVCFAYGLGVTGLDNYFGFGLWITFDLAVIALGAGAFFTGLLRYIIRIDELKNIINLTVIKGFICYSGAMLILSLDVGQPIRSWFGYWHPNVHSMLTEVIFCITCYLMVLIIEYIPLILEQKQINKIPFLHNLAHQMHVVMPLFAGIGAFLSTFHQGSLGGMYGVMFARPYAFRDGFFIWPWTFFLFVLSAIASGPCMTVLICGFMEKITGRKLTTYRVKSLMCKIGGTMLLIYTVFKYLDTWAWINDILPRAGLTFDQMFYGMVYGKWLFFSELVLCLIVPVICLLTPLRKKPFFMYLGAILACTGVVINRYVFTVQALAQPVLPFTKWEIYTPNWAEWATSLMVVAYGFIIMSLSYRYLPIFPQEVGLNKK